The Cellulomonas shaoxiangyii sequence TGGCAGCCGGGCCAGCAGTCGGGCCGGGACGCCGGGCCGAGGGGTCAGGCGTCGGCGGCCGGGCCGGCCTCGTCCCGCAGGCGCGGCTCGGTGCGCCGGGCCGGCGCGAAGCCGGCCTTGTCGGCGTAGAACGCGCGGACCTGGTCCATGTCCGCGCGCACGTCGCCCGTGAGGTGCAGCGTCGGGCCGAGGCCCGCCGTCATCGTGGTGCGGTCGACGTAGCCGAGCGTTACCGGCAGGTCCGTGGCGCGCGCGATCCGGTAGAAGCCCGACTTCCACCCCGACCCCGACCGCGACCCCTCGGGCGTCACGACGAGGTAGAACCGCTCGCCCGCGCGGATGCGCGCCACGATGTCCTCCACGAGGCCCGCCGGGTCGCTGCGGTCCACGGGGATGCCGCCGAGCGCCCGCATGAGGGGCCCCGCCGGGCCGGAGAACAGGGTGTGCTTGCCGAGCCAGCGGAAGGTCACGCCGGCCTCCCACGCGATGGCCAGCATCAGGACGAAGTCCCAGTTGGACGTGTGCGGCGCACCGATGAGCACCCCGGTGCCGTCCCGGGGGATGCGCTCGGTGCGCAGCTGCCACCGGCTGACGCGCCAGAAGGCGCGCGCCAGCGCCGCCCGCACGCCGGGGACGCGGGCGCTCACGCGGCCCCCGCCCCGGCGGTCACGAGCACCTGCTCGCGCGCCAGCACGAGGAGCGTGATGTCGTCCGTCGAGTCGTCGTCGCGGCACGCCTCGACGACGTCGTCGATGTCGACCCGCTCCCCCCGCGCGCCGGCACCGAACGCGGACACGAGCCGCTCGATGCCCGCGGCCAACGACGTCGACCGCGAGTCGACGAGCCCGTCGCTGTAGAGCACGAGCGCTCCTCCCATCTCGACCTGCACGGACGCCGCGCGCGGCGCTCCCGAACCCACACCGATCGGCCGGTCCACCGGGACGTCGGCCAGCGAGGCGCGGCCCGACCCGTCGACGAGCAGCGGCAGCGGGTGGCCCGCCGCGCCGACCAGCGCCTCGCCCGTCGCCGGGTCGACGACCGCCACGACGAGCGTCGCCATGTCGTCCCGCATGGTGCGGCGGGCCAGCGCGTCGAGGTCCGCGAGCGCCTCCTCGACGGCCTGCCCCCGCAGCAGGTAGGCGCGCAGCGCGTTGCGCAGCTGGCCCATGGCCGCCGCGGCACCCACGCCGTGCCCGGCGACGTCCCCGACCACGACGGCGACCCGCCCGTCGGGCAGCTCGAGCGCGTCGTACCAGTCGCCGCCGACGCGGCCGCCCGCGGACGGCTCGTAGCGCGCGTGCACCGACCAGCCGGCCGGCTGCGGCAGCGCACGCGGGAGCAGCGACTGCTGGAGCGCGTACGCCGCGGCCATCTGCCAGCGGTTGCGCAGCAGCAGCACCTCGAGCAGGCGCGTGCGCAGCTGCTCGACCGCGCGCACGTGCGCACCGGCCCACGCCTCGCTGCGCCCGCGCACCACCTCGCGCCACCGGTCGAACGACAGGCGCGGGCTGAGCCGCACCTTCCCGTCCTCCTCGCGCGCGATCTTCGCGTTGTGCGGGTCGCCGCCCCAGTACACGTCCTGCACGACCTCGTGCCGCAGCCACACGACGCACTGGTCGTCGGGCAGCTGCACGGCGAGCACGCCCGCGACACCGGGCAGGCGCGCGGCCAGCTCCGGGGCCTGCTCGGCGAGGGACGTGCACGCCGTCACCGGGGCGTCGCGGCCCGCGACCCAGTCGAGCAGGGGGGCGACGTCCGCGGGGACCGCGCCGGTCGTCGCGACCAGCCCGTCCGCGCGGACCACGACGCCCTGCGCCGGGACCAGGTCGAGCAGCCCGCTGCCCGCCGCGAGCGCGTCGGCGAGGGCGCGGTCGGAGTCGCGGGCTGCGTGCAGCACACGGCCGAGGGCGCCCTGCGCGGCCAGCTCGGTCTCGAGCTCGCGCTCCTCGGCGCGCGCGACCAGCCGCAGCGACAGCGTGGAACCGAGGAACTCGGCGGCCGCGCGGACGCCGTAGGGCGGCATGTAGGGACCGCTGTAGTGGTGGCACGCCACGAGGCCCCAGAGCCTGCCGTCGCGCAGCAGGGAGATCGACATGGACGCGCGCACGCCCATGTTGCCCAGGTACTCGATGTGCACGGGCGAGACGCTGCGCAGCACGGCGTGCGTCATGTCCAGCGGCTCCCCGGACGCCGGGTCGAGCGGCGGGACCACGGGCGAGGGCGTGTACCCGACGTCCGCGATGAGCCGGACCCAGTTGGTCTCGTAGAGCTGGCGCGCCTGCGGCGGGATGTCGGAGGCCGGGTAGTGCAGGCCGAGGAACGAGTTGAGGTCCTCCCGCCTCGCCTCCGCGACGACCTCGCCGTTGTACTCCGCGTCGAAGCGGTAGACCATCACGCGGTCGAACCCGGTGAGCGCCCGCACCTCGCGCGCCGCGACGTCGTACAGCGCCTCGAGGCTGCGCGCGCCGTTGAGCTCCTCCACGGCGCCGCGCACCGCCTGGTACGTGTTCGGGAACGAGAACGGTCGCGGCCCGTACGCCGGCTCCAGCTCGACCACCAGCAGCGTGCCCGTGCCGACCGCGACGCGGTGCAGGATCGCGTCCATCGTCACGGGCCCGGCCGGGCCGGCGACGTCCACGCTCAGCGGGTTGCGCGCCCGCAGGTCCCCGAAGGTGCGCACGTGGTGACGGACCGCGTCCGCTGCCTCGAGACCGAGCACGGACCCCAGGCCGGTCCCGACGACGTCCTCGGCGGGCCGGCCGACCAGCCCCTCGACGGTGCGCGACGCGTGCCGCACCTCGAGCCCGGGCTCCGTGACCGCGAGCAGCACACCGTGCGGCTGCACCGAGCCCGGGACGCGGATCGGCTCCGCCGCGCAGGCGTCCAGGTCGACCGGCACGTCCGCAGGGAGTCCGCCGACGCGCGGCGTCGCGCTGCCGTGCTGGGTCATGCGACTCCGTCCTGCGCGGTGCGGGCACTGTCCCCAGCACCGTAGACGATGCCTCCGACGCCGCCCGCCCCGGTCCGGCCCGCGGGCCTCAGCCCTCGAACGGGGCGTCGAGCCAGACGTCCGCGGGCGGGACGAGCGTCTCGAGCTCCTCGAACAGCGCGTCGGACAGCGGCGCGGCCGCGGCGGCGAGGGTCTGCGCGACCCGGTCGGGCCGCGAGAAGCCGACGATCGTCGCGGCGAACCGCTCGTCGCGGAGCGAGAACTGCAGCGCCGCCGTGCCGATGTCGGTGCCGTGCTCGGCGCACACCCGGCGCATCGCGTCCGCCGCCGTCAGGACCGCGTCCGGCGCCGGGCGGTACCCGTAGGTCGTCGGCCCCCCGGACTGGTGCGCGAGGATCCCGCCGCCGTACACGGCCGCGTTGAGGATCCCCATGCCGCGCGCCTGCGCCTCGTCCAGCAGCCCGCCCGCGCTGCGGTCGAGCAGCGTCCAGCGGTTGTGCACGAGCAGCACGTCGAAGACGCCGAGCGCCAGGTAGCGCGCGATCTCCTGCACGCGACCGCCGGCCAGGCCGATCGCGCCGACCGCCCCCGACTCGCGCAGCTCGACGAGCGCCTCGACGGCGCCGCCGGGCGCGGTGAGGTCGTCGAACTCGTGGAACTCCGGGTCGTGCAGGTGCACGAGCGGCAGGTGGTCCATGCCGAGCCGGGCGCGCGACTCCTCGACCGAGCGGCGCACGCGCTCCCCGGAGTAGTCCGCACCGTCCGGGTCGACCTTCGTCGCGACGACGACGTCGGCCGGCACCCCGCCCGCGGCCGTGAGCGCCGCGCCGATGCGCCGCTCGCTCTCGCCCCCCGAGTACCCGTTGGACGTGTCGATGAACCGGATGTCGCTGTGCAGCGCCGCCCGGACGGTGTCGATGCCGCGCTCCGGGGAGACGTCCTGGCCGAACAGCTCCGGCATGCTCCCCAGCGGTCCGCCGCCGAGCGCCACGGCGCTCACGGTCAGGCCGGTCCCGGGCAGGGGGCGCATCCACCCGGCCCCTCCGGGCACGTGCGCTGCGGTCATGGACCCTCCTCGATGTGCGGGCGCCGGCGGGCCGGACGTCCGTGTCGGTACCGACGTGTGGGCCGGCGCGTCAGCCGGCCAGGAAGGACCGCAGCAGCGGTCCCGCCGTCGTCGAACCGTAGTCCCCCTCGCCCACGAACACCGCGACGGCGAGGTCCCCCTGCACCGCGATCATCCAGGCGTGGTTGCGCAGGTCCGCGTCGTCGCCGAACTGCGCGGTCCCGGTCTTGGCCAGCACCGGCTCGCCCGGCAGGTCGGCGAGCAGCGTGGCGCCGCCCTCGGTGACCACGGCCCGCATCAGGTCCTGCAGCGCGGCGGCCTCGTCGCCCGTCAGGGGCGTCGCGGGGCCGGCGGCGGCGGCCGGCTGCACGGTGGCGGCGGTGTCCGCGGCGGCGTCGGCCGTGCTGCCGGCGGTGTCCGGGCTCGGCTCGGCTGCCGGGTCGCCGCCCGGCTCCGGGTCGACGACGAGCCGCGGGACCACGACCGCCCCCGCAGCCACCGACGCGGCGACCGTCGCCATGCCGAGCGGGGAGGCGAGCACCTGCCCCTGGCCGATGACCGACGCCGCGTGGCCCGTGCCCGACGACTCGTCCGGCACGGCACCCAGGAACGCCGGGAAGCCGAGCTCCGCCGCCGGGTCGAGCCCGAGCGAGCGGGCGGCGTCGGCGAGGGCGCCGGAGTCGGCGAGGTCGCGCGACCCGATGAAGGCCGTGTTGCACGAGTGCGCGAACGCCGTGCGGAACGGCACGTCGCCGAGCGCGGCGGCGGGGTAGCCCGGGAAGTTCCCGAACGTGCGCCCGTCCACCGAGATGGTCGGCGGGCACGTGACCGCCGACGCGGGCGTGAGCCCGCCGCGCAGGTACGCGAGCGCGCTGACGACCTTGAACGTCGAGCCGGGCGCGTACTGCCCGAGCGTCGCCGTCGACATGCCCTCACCGCCGGCGCCGCTGGCCGCGACGACCACGTCGCCCGTCGAGGGCCGGACCGCGACGATCGCCGACGCCGGGGCGACGCCCGCCAGGATGCCCTCGGCGTGCTCCTGCAGGGCGGGGTCGATCGTGGTGCGCAGCGGCTCGCCCGCCACGGGCTCGGTCCGGAACAGCAGCCGCACGGTCGAGCTGTCGACGCCCTCCGCGGGGACTGCGGACACCGTGACGCCCGGCGTGCCGCGCAGGCGCTCGTCGTACTGGCGCTGCAGCCCGGACAGCCCCGCCAGGTCACCGGCGGCCACCGCACCCTCGGAGGCCTCGACGACCTCGGCCGTGGCCGGACCCACCGCGCCGAGGACGGGCCGCGCGAACGTCCGCGTGGGCGCGAGCGGCACCCGGTCCGGCACCGCGACGACGCCCGGGAGCGCGCGCAGCGCCATCTTGTCGACCGACGCGTCCTCGACCCGCAGCGTGATGGCCTCGACGAACGCCTTCTCGCCCGCGCCGGCCACCCGCTGCGCGTACGCGTCGGCGTCCGTGCCGAGGGCCGCCGCCAGGGCGCGGGCCGCCGCGTCCTGCTGGTCAGGGGGCACGCGCGTCTTGTCGATGCCGAAGCGCTCGACGTCGCGCGGCGTGACGATGACCGCGTCGCCGGCGCCCAGCACGTCGCCGCGGGGTGCCGCGGTGCGCTCGGCGCGGAGCACCTCGGTGTCCGTCAGGCCGGGTGCGAGCAGCCCCGGCGACCACGCCACGGTCCACGCGTCCTCGTCGTCGCGGGCGAGGCGGGCGTCGGCGGTCCACGTCCAGTCGGTGTCCGTCCACGGCACGTCCCACGTGACGTCGAGGGCGGCGGTGGCCGTCTCGTCGTCGTCGGCCGTCGTGATGTCGCCGACCTCGACCGTCGCCGTCGCGGTCTCCCCCAGGCCCGCGACCACCGCGGCGCGCCGCGTCGCGAGCTCGGCCGGCGCGGGGGCGCCGGCGTCGAGCGGCACGTCGGCGAAGTCGCCCGACGCCAGCGCGGCGGCGAGCGCCTCGGCCGCCGGCCGCGGCTCCGGCCGGTCCGGTGTGCAGGCCGCGACGCCGGACGTCAGGAGCGCCGCGCACGCGGCGGCCCACGCCGTCCGCCGCAGGTGCGAGCGTGCCGTCCTCGTCGTCGCCATGCCGTCCTCCTCCTCGTCCGTGCGGACTCCTCCGCGCGGACTCCTGCGTGCGGTCCCTGCCGGGCGGACCCTGCCGTCCGGCCCGCCCGTGCGGACCCCGCGTGCGGACTCCTCCGTGCGGACCCGCGGTCCGGCTCCGCCCCCCCGCGTGGCCGTGCCGCGCGCCGGCCCCCCGTGCCGCCCGGCGCCTCGGCCGCGCGGTCAGTGCGCGGCCGTCGACGTCGGCCGGTGCGGCCCGGGCGCGAGCCGCACCGAGCCTGGCACCTGCGTGGGTGCGCCGCTGCGAGTCACGGGTGATCTTCACGTCACCTCCCCACGGGGTAGACGCCGTCGCTCCCAGCGGTTGCATCTGGACGCGGGTCCAGGTAACGATGCAGGGATGTACCCAGGGGGGACGCCGGGAGGACCGGCACGACGACAGCCGCCGCCGGACGTCGTGGGCCCGCTCCAGCCCCGTGACCGCACCGCCGCCGCCGCCGTGCTCGCCGCGGCACTCGCCGACGACCCCGGGTACTCGCACCTGTTCCCCGTGCGTGCACGGCGTGAGCGCGAGCTGCGCGAGGTGTACCGGATGACCCTGGCCGACGGCATGCGGTACGGCCGCGTGCTCGTCACCAAGCTCGGTGACGAGGTGACGGGGGTCCTGGCGCTGTACCCGCCGAGCACCTACCCGATGACGGTGGCCCGGTGGGTCCGGCAGGGCCTGCGGCTCGCCCGCATCGCGTCGTTCACCCGGGAGCACAGCGGCGGGATCATCCGGTTCGGCACCCTGACGTCGCAGGGCGTCCCGCCGGACAAGTGGTACGTCGAGGCGTTCGGCGTGCGCCCCGACCTGCAGCGGGCCGGTCGTGGCTCGCTGCTCCTGCAGCGCTTCCTCGACGACCTCGACCGTGCCGGCGTCGCGTCGTACCTCGAGACCACCAAGCAGGAGAACGTCGGGTACTACCACGCGCGCGGCTACACGGACGCGCACGAGCCCGTCCCGCTCGCCCCCGGCGGCCCGTTCATCTACCCCATGACGCGGCACGCTCCCGC is a genomic window containing:
- a CDS encoding 1-acyl-sn-glycerol-3-phosphate acyltransferase, which produces MSARVPGVRAALARAFWRVSRWQLRTERIPRDGTGVLIGAPHTSNWDFVLMLAIAWEAGVTFRWLGKHTLFSGPAGPLMRALGGIPVDRSDPAGLVEDIVARIRAGERFYLVVTPEGSRSGSGWKSGFYRIARATDLPVTLGYVDRTTMTAGLGPTLHLTGDVRADMDQVRAFYADKAGFAPARRTEPRLRDEAGPAADA
- a CDS encoding SpoIIE family protein phosphatase produces the protein MTQHGSATPRVGGLPADVPVDLDACAAEPIRVPGSVQPHGVLLAVTEPGLEVRHASRTVEGLVGRPAEDVVGTGLGSVLGLEAADAVRHHVRTFGDLRARNPLSVDVAGPAGPVTMDAILHRVAVGTGTLLVVELEPAYGPRPFSFPNTYQAVRGAVEELNGARSLEALYDVAAREVRALTGFDRVMVYRFDAEYNGEVVAEARREDLNSFLGLHYPASDIPPQARQLYETNWVRLIADVGYTPSPVVPPLDPASGEPLDMTHAVLRSVSPVHIEYLGNMGVRASMSISLLRDGRLWGLVACHHYSGPYMPPYGVRAAAEFLGSTLSLRLVARAEERELETELAAQGALGRVLHAARDSDRALADALAAGSGLLDLVPAQGVVVRADGLVATTGAVPADVAPLLDWVAGRDAPVTACTSLAEQAPELAARLPGVAGVLAVQLPDDQCVVWLRHEVVQDVYWGGDPHNAKIAREEDGKVRLSPRLSFDRWREVVRGRSEAWAGAHVRAVEQLRTRLLEVLLLRNRWQMAAAYALQQSLLPRALPQPAGWSVHARYEPSAGGRVGGDWYDALELPDGRVAVVVGDVAGHGVGAAAAMGQLRNALRAYLLRGQAVEEALADLDALARRTMRDDMATLVVAVVDPATGEALVGAAGHPLPLLVDGSGRASLADVPVDRPIGVGSGAPRAASVQVEMGGALVLYSDGLVDSRSTSLAAGIERLVSAFGAGARGERVDIDDVVEACRDDDSTDDITLLVLAREQVLVTAGAGAA
- a CDS encoding aldo/keto reductase; translation: MTAAHVPGGAGWMRPLPGTGLTVSAVALGGGPLGSMPELFGQDVSPERGIDTVRAALHSDIRFIDTSNGYSGGESERRIGAALTAAGGVPADVVVATKVDPDGADYSGERVRRSVEESRARLGMDHLPLVHLHDPEFHEFDDLTAPGGAVEALVELRESGAVGAIGLAGGRVQEIARYLALGVFDVLLVHNRWTLLDRSAGGLLDEAQARGMGILNAAVYGGGILAHQSGGPTTYGYRPAPDAVLTAADAMRRVCAEHGTDIGTAALQFSLRDERFAATIVGFSRPDRVAQTLAAAAAPLSDALFEELETLVPPADVWLDAPFEG
- a CDS encoding penicillin-binding transpeptidase domain-containing protein, with the protein product MATTRTARSHLRRTAWAAACAALLTSGVAACTPDRPEPRPAAEALAAALASGDFADVPLDAGAPAPAELATRRAAVVAGLGETATATVEVGDITTADDDETATAALDVTWDVPWTDTDWTWTADARLARDDEDAWTVAWSPGLLAPGLTDTEVLRAERTAAPRGDVLGAGDAVIVTPRDVERFGIDKTRVPPDQQDAAARALAAALGTDADAYAQRVAGAGEKAFVEAITLRVEDASVDKMALRALPGVVAVPDRVPLAPTRTFARPVLGAVGPATAEVVEASEGAVAAGDLAGLSGLQRQYDERLRGTPGVTVSAVPAEGVDSSTVRLLFRTEPVAGEPLRTTIDPALQEHAEGILAGVAPASAIVAVRPSTGDVVVAASGAGGEGMSTATLGQYAPGSTFKVVSALAYLRGGLTPASAVTCPPTISVDGRTFGNFPGYPAAALGDVPFRTAFAHSCNTAFIGSRDLADSGALADAARSLGLDPAAELGFPAFLGAVPDESSGTGHAASVIGQGQVLASPLGMATVAASVAAGAVVVPRLVVDPEPGGDPAAEPSPDTAGSTADAAADTAATVQPAAAAGPATPLTGDEAAALQDLMRAVVTEGGATLLADLPGEPVLAKTGTAQFGDDADLRNHAWMIAVQGDLAVAVFVGEGDYGSTTAGPLLRSFLAG
- a CDS encoding GNAT family N-acetyltransferase codes for the protein MYPGGTPGGPARRQPPPDVVGPLQPRDRTAAAAVLAAALADDPGYSHLFPVRARRERELREVYRMTLADGMRYGRVLVTKLGDEVTGVLALYPPSTYPMTVARWVRQGLRLARIASFTREHSGGIIRFGTLTSQGVPPDKWYVEAFGVRPDLQRAGRGSLLLQRFLDDLDRAGVASYLETTKQENVGYYHARGYTDAHEPVPLAPGGPFIYPMTRHAPAGRPGG